A window from Penicillium oxalicum strain HP7-1 chromosome VIII, whole genome shotgun sequence encodes these proteins:
- a CDS encoding Uracil-DNA glycosylase — MVSPAIKRNADHLTTPSSESKKPKGGSITAFFGVPKPKPSSANGTGSTPAAAGSSSRSSTFDKEKWVQSLTPEQKELLQLEIDTLHESWLAHLKDEVVTTEFLNLKRFLKKEKENKVKVFPPEEDVYSWSRHTPLHTVKAVILGQDPYHNDNQAHGLCFSVRPPTRAPPSLVNIYKGIKKNYPDFVAPPNNGGLLTPWAERGVLMLNTCLTVRAHQANSHAGKGWERFTQKAIDLVARVRSNGVVFLAWGKPAGQRVAKVNKSKHCVLQSVHPSPLSAHGGFFDNGHFKKCNDWLAERYGEDGIIDWSLTPVSKAAVPPPAPSSTSSTGANKENTAPLTDALNASNVDQKDQTGRETTATKEAVEDEFDDEDALEALVEAEKKEILEEVGENTKKVA, encoded by the exons ATGGTCAGCCCCGCCATCAAGCGCAACGCGGACCACCTCACGACCCCCTCATCCGAGTCCAAGAAACCCAAAGGCGGCAGCATCACTGCATTCTTTGGCGTCCCCAAGCCCAAGCCCTCGTCGGCCAACGGCACCGGCAGCACACCCGCCGCAGCAGGCTCGTCGTCCCGGTCCAGCACTTTTGACAAAGAGAAATGGGTTCAATCCTTGACTCCCGAGCAGAAAGAATTGCTGCAGTTGGAGATTGACACTTTACACGAGAGTTGGCTGGCGCATCTCAAGGATGAAGTGGTGACGACGGAATTCTTGAACTTGAAGCGGTTtttgaagaaggagaaggagaacaaggtcaaggtctttccacccgaggaggatgtgTATTCTTG gTCTCGCCATACTCCTCTTCACACCGTCAAAGCCGTCATCCTCGGCCAAGATCCCTACCACAACGATAATCAAGCCCACGGCCTCTGCTTTTCTGTCCGCCCGCCCACCCGcgcccctccctccctcgTCAACATCTACAAGGGCATTAAAAAGAACTATCCTGACTTTGTGGCCCCGCCCAACAACGGCGGTCTTCTGACGCCCTGGGCCGAGCGCGGTGTTCTCATGCTCAACACGTGTCTGACCGTGCGCGCGCACCAGGCGAACAGCCACGCTGGAAAGGGATGGGAGCGATTCACCCAAAAGGCCATTGATCTGGTGGCACGGGTGCGAAGCAACGGAGTTGTATTTCTGGCGTGGGGGAAACCGGCCGGGCAGAGAGTCGCCAAGGTGAACAAGTCGAAGCATTGTGTTTTGCAATCGGTGCATCCGAGTCCATTGAGTGCGCATGGAGGATTT TTTGACAATGGCCACTTCAAGAAATGCAATGACTGGCTCGCTGAGCGATACGGTGAAGATGGAATCATCGACTGGAGCTTGACCCCCGTCTCCAAAGCTGCAGTTCCTCCGCCCGCGccctcttccacttcttcaacGGGCGCTAACAAGGAGAATACCGCACCCTTGACAGATGCACTGAATGCATCCAACGTTGATCAAAAGGATCAAACGGGGAGAGAGACGACCGCAACCAAAGAAGCCGTCGAGGATGAatttgacgatgaggatgcgcTGGAAGCTCTGGTGGAAgcggaaaagaaagaaatccTCGAAGAAGTGGGAGAGAATACGAAAAAGGTGGCTTGA
- a CDS encoding Protein disulfide-isomerase, producing the protein MRSFTPLLLSLLGASAAVSASEPAAAAEAAADSNVHVLTAENFNDFVKEHELVLAEFYAPWCGHCKALAPKYEEAATELKSKNIPLAKIDCTAEEELCRTYEVDGYPTLKVFRGPDSHKPYSGARQTDSIVSYMTKQSMPAISMLTEETLEDFKTMDKIVIVGYLGADDKATNKSFTTFAESQRDNYLFGASNDAALAKAEGVKQPSIVLYKDFDEKKAVYDGKQDLESILSWVTIASTPLVGELGPETYSKYMAAGIPLAYIFAETAEEREKYAEEFRPIAEKHRGEINIVTLDAKAFGAHAGNLNLEPEKFPAFAIQETDKNAKYPYDQTKKIDAKEIGKFIKDVLAGKVDPSIKSEPIPEGKDGSVTIIVGKNYEEVVMDNDKDVLVEFYAPWCGHCKALAPKYEELAALYVNNDELKDKVVVAKVDATANDVPDSITGFPTIKLFPAGKKEEAVEYAGDRTVEDLVKFIKENGKYQADGLAGGKKASEGGDVTAAPSATATEAAETPAAVEDMDVHDEL; encoded by the exons ATGCGATCCTTCACACCCCTTCTGCTCAGCCTTTTGGGCGCCTCAGCGGCCGTTTCGGCCTCAGAGcctgccgccgccgccgaggCCGCGGCGGACTCCAACGTCCACGTCTTGACCGCTGAGAACTTcaatgactttgtcaaggagCACGAGCTGGTTCTCGCTGAATTCTACGCCCCCTGGTGCGGTCACTGCAAGGCCCTCGCCCCCAAGTACGAGGAGGCCGCCACCGAGCTGAAGAGCAAGAACATCCCCCTGGCTAAGATCGATTGtaccgccgaggaggagctttGCCGCACCTACGAGGTCGACGGTTACCCAACCCTCAAGGTCTTCCGTGGCCCCGACTCCCACAAGCCCTACTCTGGTGCCCGCCAGACTGACTC GATCGTCTCTTACATGACCAAGCAGTCGATGCCCGCCATCTCCATGTTGACCGAGGAGACCCTGGAGGACTTCAAGACCATGGACAAGATTGTCATCGTTGGTTACCTCGGTGCCGATGACAAGGCCACCAACAAGAGCTTCACCACCTTTGCCGAGTCTCAGCGCGACAACTACCTCTTCGGTGCCTCCAACGACGCCGCCTTGGCCAAGGCTGAGGGTGTCAAGCAGCCCTCCATCGTTCTCTACAaggactttgacgagaagaaggccgtctACGATGGCAAGCAGGATCTCGAGTCCATCCTCTCCTGGGTCACCATCGCCAGCACTCCCCTCGTTGGCGAGCTCGGCCCCGAGACCTACTCTAAGTACATGGCCGCCGGTATCCCCCTTGCCTACATCTTCGCCGAGACCGCCGAGGAGCGTGAGAAGTACGCCGAGGAGTTCCGCCCCATTGCGGAGAAGCACCGCGGGGAGATCAACATTGTGACTCTCGACGCCAAGGCTTTCGGTGCCCACGCCGGCAACCTGAACCTCGAGCCCGAGAAGTTCCCCGCCTTTGCCATCCAGGAGACCGACAAGAACGCCAAGTACCCCTACGACCAGACCAAGAAGATCGATGCCAAGGAGATTGGCAAGTTCATCAAGGACGTCCTGGCCGGCAAGGTTGACCCCAGCATCAAGTCAGAGCCCATCCCCGAGGGCAAGGACGGCTCCGTCACCATCATCGTGGGCAAGAACTACGAGGAGGTGGTCATGGACAACGACAAGGACGTTCTCGTCGAGTTCTACGCCCCCTGGTGCGGTCACTGCAAGGCTCTGGCCCCCAAGTATGAGGAGCTCGCTGCCCTGTACGTCAACAACGACGAGCTCAAGGACAAGGTCGTTGTGGCCAAGGTGGACGCCACCGCCAACGATGTCCCCGACTCCATCACCGGCTTCCCCACCATCAAGCTCTTCCCTGctggcaagaaggaggaggctgTTGAGTACGCCGGTGACCGCACCGTCGAGGACCTGGTCAAGTTCATCAAGGAGAACGGCAAGTACCAGGCTGACGGTCTCGCCGGTGGTAAGAAGGCGTCCGAGGGTGGCGATGTCACTGCCGCTCCCTCGGCCACCGCCACTGAGGCCGCCGAGACTCCCGCGGCTGTCGAGGACATGGATGTTCACGATGAGCTGTAA
- a CDS encoding Autophagy-related protein 22-1 — translation MSLHQADDDEGIEASGLLPHYPGDDPRPTSKRELAGWYCYGWAAEVFTVCAMGSFLPITLEQLARDRGVLLSDRATPCTPTWNPATDGLGGLDEYHIQGPDTGQCIVTILGAEINTASFAMYTFSLSVFVQAILIISMSGAADHGSYRKQLLVAFAFIGASATMLFLAVIPRIYLVGGMLAIVANTCFGASFVLLNSFLPVLVRHHPLVLERTQAVQDALDAAGQIGENSGMVEGDILRPPDITTPLLDPEGSTELQDPLDIMTSVELQVSTKISSHGIGIGYVGAVILQMIAIMVVVVFHQTTFSLRLVLFLIGLWWMLFTIPASLWLRTRPGPPLLASDGKPLDSWNAYLRYSWKSLAKTALRARRLKDILIFLAAWFLLSDGIATVSGTAVLFAKTELDMKPAALGLINVIVMAAGVFGAFSWRFMSGLLGLRTSQTIIACIILFEIIPLYGILGFLPSVKQLGFGLQQPWEMYPLGAVYGLVMGGLSSYCRSFFAELIPPGYEAAFYALYAITDKGSSIFGPVIVGLITDRYGQIRPAFIFLAVLIFLPLPLMLLVDVDRGKRDALELGAELDHLYETAGYTEIEPVTPDL, via the exons ATGAGTCTACATCAagccgacgatgacgaagggATAGAGGCTTCTGGTCTACTGCCACATTACCCTGGGGATGACCCGCGACCGACAAGCAAGCGAGAGCTTGCAGGGTGGTATTGTTATGGCTGGGCGGCCGAGGTCTTTACCGTGTGTGCCATGG GCTCATTTCTCCCCATCACGCTCGAACAGCTCGCGCGGGATCGCGGCGTGCTTTTGTCAGATCGAGCTACCCCTTGCACACCGACTTGGAACCCTGCAACGGATGGGCTCGGCGGTCTAGATGAGTATCACATTCAGGGACCCGACACGGGCCAATGTATTGTCACTATTCTGGGTGCCGAAATCAACACAGCAAGTTTCGCGATGTATACTTTTTCATTGAGCGTCTTTGTCCAAGCCATcctgatcatctccatgtcGGGCGCGGCCGACCACGGCAGTTATCGCAAGCAATTACTTGTCGCTTTTGCATTCATCGGCGCTTCTGCAACCATGCTGTTCCTCGCTGTGATTCCTCGAATCTATCTGGTTGGGGGGATGCTTGCTATCGTCGCCAACACTTGCTTCGGCGCATCATTTGTGCTTCTCAATTCGTTCTTGCCAGTCCTCGTCCGTCATCATCCCTTGGTTTTGGAAAGGACCCAGGCTGTTCAAGATGCTTTGGACGCCGCTGGGCAGATTGGGGAGAATTCCGGCATGGTCGAGGGTGATATACTGCGACCACCAGACATCACCACACCCCTGCTGGATCCCGAGGGCTCGACAGAACTACAAGACCCGCTGGACATTATGACCTCTGTCGAGCTTCAGGTATCCACCAAAATCTCATCGCACGGCATCGGAATCGGCTACGTCGGTGCGGTGATTCTGCAAATGATCGCCATcatggtcgtggtggtgttTCACCAAACAACCTTCTCCTTGCGGCTGGTGCTGTTCTTGATTGGCTTATGGTGGATGCTTTTCACCATTCCGGCGAGTCTGTGGCTACGTACACGCCCGGGACCACCGCTTTTAGCCAGCGACGGAAAGCCCCTCGACTCTTGGAACGCCTATCTCCGATACTCATGGAAGTCTCTCGCCAAGACAGCCCTACGAGCTCGGCGTCTAAAGGATATCCTCATCTTTCTGGCGGCATGGTTCTTGCTCAGCGACGGCATCGCTACGGTGAGCGGGACGGCGGTTCTATTCGCCAAAACCGAGCTTGACATGAAGCCGGCCGCACTTGGTCTGATCAACGTGATCGTGATGGCGGCAGGAGTCTTTGGGGCATTCTCGTGGAGGTTTATGTCTGGATTACTTGGGCTGCGAACCTCGCAGACGATCATTGCTTGCATTATACTGTTCGAAATCATCCCCCTCTACGGAATTCTTGGATTTCTCCCTTCGGTCAAGCAACTGGGCTTCGGTCTGCAACAGCCGTGGGAGATGTATCCGCTGGGAGCGGTATATGGCTTGGTGATGGGTGGATTATCGTCCTATTGTCGCAGTTTCTTCGCGGAACTCATTCCCCCGGGCTATGAGGCAGCCTTTTACGCCTTGTATGCGATCACGGACAAAGGGTCGAGTATCTTTGGCCCAGTCATTGTCGGGCTGATCACGGATCGCTATGGTCAGATTCGTCCAGCTTTTATCTTTCTGGCCGTCCTTATCTTTTTACCGCTGCCTCTGATGCTTCTGGTTGACGTGGACCGGGGCAAGCGGGATGCGCTGGAGCTGGGTGCCGAGTTGGACCATCTATATGAAACTGCAGGATATACCGAAATCGAGCCGGTGACACCTGACTTGTAG